In Erigeron canadensis isolate Cc75 chromosome 1, C_canadensis_v1, whole genome shotgun sequence, a single window of DNA contains:
- the LOC122585633 gene encoding pentatricopeptide repeat-containing protein At3g16610, protein MAGKSSIINTSFYLHLLETSLKTKSLTNAKTIHQHFLKNNLKHSFIILDKLTRVYISFRRLELARKVFDKMPDPERKNNVLLWNQLIRAYAWEGPFDHAIELYVEMKEYGVKPNKYTYPFALKACSATRDVEIGKTIHDRVKSECLDEDVYVCTALVDFYTKCGLLDEARMVFDKMPFKDVVAWNAMIAGSCLHGMYPESLGLVKEMQEVGLRPNSSTIVGILPAIGEASDLIQGKAVHGFCLRRRYDDVVVGTGLLDMYAKCECLGYTRRIFDTISVKNEVTWSAMISAFVACDSTMEALKLFGQVMVRSGVTISPVILATVLRACANLTDVNKGRCIHGYSLKLGFVSYLIVGNTLVSLYAKCGIVEDAVRFFNEMDVKDTISFNSIISGCVQNGDAGVAFNVFNKMRSFVVKPDMDTMIGFFPACSHLAALQHGACGHSYSVVCGFTGSTKVCNAIIDMYSKCGKVEMARLVFDQMDRRDLISWNAMIFGYGIHGLGLEAVSLFKHMQSDGFNPDDVTFICLLYACSHSCLVEEGKHWYAAMTEKFQIQPRAEHYLCMVDLLGRAGLLREAHEFIARMPFKPDIRIWSALLGACGIHKNVKLGEEILRKIQILGHESTGNFVLLSNIYSTVKRWDDAARTRVLQMEKGFKKSPGCSWVEINGIIHTFVGGDRSHPQWLLINRRLDELLVMMKKLGYDGDHNFVFQDVEEEEKEHILLYHTEKLAVALADLSLKPCRPILVSKNLRVCVDCHTALKYMSTITKRVITVRDAIRFHHFKDGTCNCGDFW, encoded by the coding sequence ATGGCAGGAAAATCTTCCATAATTAACACATCTTTCTACCTTCACCTTCTAGAAACTTCCCTCAAAACAAAGTCATTAACAAATGCCAAAACAATCCATCAGCATTTCCTCAAGAACAACCTCAAACACAGTTTCATTATACTTGACAAACTTACTCGAGTATACATATCGTTTCGTCGACTCGAGCTTGCACGCAAAGTGTTCGATAAAATGCCAGACccagaaagaaaaaacaatgtCTTGTTATGGAACCAGTTGATTAGAGCTTATGCTTGGGAAGGACCATTTGATCATGCCATTGAGTTGTATGTTGAAATGAAGGAATATGGCGTGAAACCCAATAAGTATACTTACCCGTTTGCTTTGAAAGCGTGTTCTGCAACACGGGATGTTGAGATTGGGAAGACGATACATGATCGTGTGAAAAGCGAGTGTCTTGATGAGGATGTTTATGTTTGTACGGCGTTGGTTGATTTTTATACGAAATGTGGGTTGTTAGATGAGGCGAGAATGGTGTTTGATAAGATGCCGTTTAAAGATGTTGTAGCGTGGAATGCGATGATTGCAGGAAGTTGTCTTCATGGCATGTATCCTGAAAGTTTGGGATTGGTTAAGGAAATGCAGGAGGTGGGGTTGAGGCCTAATTCGTCGACTATTGTGGGAATATTACCGGCTATTGGGGAAGCTAGTGACTTGATACAAGGAAAAGCTGTACATGGGTTTTGTTTAAGGAGGAGATATGATGATGTGGTTGTTGGAACTGGGTTATTAGACATGTATGCGAAATGTGAGTGTCTCGGTTACACAAGGAGAATTTTTGATACCATTAGTGTGAAAAATGAGGTAACTTGGAGTGCTATGATATCAGCGTTTGTTGCTTGTGATTCAACCATGGAGGCACTCAAACTATTTGGTCAGGTAATGGTAAGAAGTGGTGTAACCATATCTCCTGTTATACTTGCAACTGTTCTTCGCGCTTGTGCTAATCTTACGGATGTTAATAAAGGAAGGTGTATCCATGGTTATTCATTAAAGTTAGGGTTCGTTTCTTATTTGATAGTTGGTAATACCCTTGTTTCGCTCTATGCCAAATGTGGGATTGTAGAGGATGCAGTTAGGTTTTTCAACGAAATGGATGTAAAAGACACAATATCATTCAATTCAATCATATCTGGTTGTGTGCAGAATGGCGATGCAGGGGTTGCATTTAACGTGTTTAacaaaatgagatcatttgTTGTTAAACCCGACATGGACACCATGATTGGCTTCTTTCCTGCATGCTCACATCTAGCAGCTCTACAGCATGGAGCTTGTGGCCATAGCTATTCGGTAGTATGTGGATTTACAGGATCAACCAAAGTTTGTAATGCTATTATTGACATGTACTCAAAGTGTGGAAAAGTAGAAATGGCGAGGCTAGTTTTTGATCAAATGGATAGAAGGGATTTAATCTCATGGAATGCTATGATTTTTGGTTATGGCATACATGGGTTAGGGTTAGAAGCAGTTTCGTTATTTAAACATATGCAAAGTGATGGTTTTAATCCAGATGATGTCACATTTATTTGCCTGTTATACGCTTGCAGCCATTCATGCCTTGTTGAAGAAGGGAAACATTGGTACGCTGCCATGACTGAGAAATTTCAAATACAACCCAGGGCTGAACACTACTTGTGTATGGTCGATCTTTTGGGCCGTGCTGGGCTTTTGAGGGAGGCTCATGAGTTCATTGCTAGGATGCCATTTAAGCCCGATATCCGTATTTGGAGTGCATTGCTTGGTGCTTGTGGAATACATAAAAATGTCAAGTTAGGGGaagaaattttaagaaaaattcaGATTCTTGGACACGAAAGTACTGGAAACTTTGTTCTGTTATCTAATATCTACAGTACAGTAAAAAGATGGGATGATGCAGCCCGTACCCGGGTCTTGCAGATGGAAAAAGGGTTCAAGAAAAGCCCGGGATGCAGTTGGGTAGAAATAAATGGCATCATACACACGTTTGTTGGTGGAGATCGATCTCACCCACAATGGTTATTAATAAACAGAAGACTTGATGAATTGTTAGTGATGATGAAAAAATTGGGATACGATGGAGATCACAATTTTGTTTTTCAGGATGTTGAAGAGGAGGAAAAGGAGCATATTCTTCTATATCACACTGAAAAGTTAGCTGTTGCTTTGGCTGATCTTAGCTTGAAGCCGTGCAGGCCTATTCTAGTGTCCAAAAATTTACGTGTATGTGTTGATTGTCATACAGCATTGAAGTATATGAGTACAATAACAAAGAGAGTAATAACTGTTAGGGATGCAATACGTTTTCATCATTTCAAAGATGGAACTTGTAACTGTGGAGATTTCTGGTAG